One window of the Actinomycetota bacterium genome contains the following:
- a CDS encoding AbrB/MazE/SpoVT family DNA-binding domain-containing protein, protein MAIVKATAKGQIVIPANLRKKYHIIKGTKVKVEEKNGEIVIKPLLTNPIKDARGMFQGGKSALKVLLSDRKEEASR, encoded by the coding sequence ATGGCAATCGTAAAGGCTACTGCAAAAGGACAGATCGTGATTCCAGCAAACTTGAGAAAAAAATACCACATCATTAAGGGCACGAAAGTAAAGGTTGAAGAAAAGAACGGCGAAATAGTGATAAAGCCCCTTTTGACGAACCCCATCAAAGATGCTCGTGGGATGTTTCAGGGAGGTAAATCGGCTCTGAAGGTTCTTCTCTCGGATCGGAAAGAGGAGGCTTCAAGGTGA
- a CDS encoding protoheme IX farnesyltransferase: MVIEKVEEEELVSNVVATIKNYVEVMKPKETILLAFIGICAAIVAGKGFPPSNLLLITAVAVILGSAGCNGLTNYLDREVDALMKRTKHRALPSKRINPPEKMLPYAIGLLIIALALAWYLHPLCFLSGALGITTAVVGRKRSITHILGGISGSAPILVGYTAISHKLDLTIGLLCLLILSWTPIHVWSLMTAYRDDFLQARVVMFPINRGIETTIRTLLALSILLYATTIGLYFVGKFSMLYLIIANVLGILMFLSNVYLSRRRGERDAWRVYKISAYPYLGLIFLGMCLDLWLQALL; this comes from the coding sequence ATGGTCATCGAAAAGGTAGAAGAGGAAGAGTTAGTGAGCAACGTCGTAGCAACGATCAAGAATTATGTTGAGGTAATGAAACCAAAGGAAACCATCCTTCTCGCCTTCATTGGTATCTGCGCCGCCATCGTCGCCGGAAAGGGATTTCCTCCGTCCAACCTTCTTCTGATAACCGCCGTTGCTGTTATTCTGGGAAGCGCTGGTTGCAATGGTCTCACCAACTACCTCGATCGTGAAGTCGATGCCCTCATGAAGAGAACCAAGCATCGCGCCCTCCCTTCCAAAAGGATCAATCCACCCGAGAAAATGTTGCCCTATGCCATCGGTCTGTTGATCATCGCTCTTGCCCTTGCCTGGTATTTACATCCTCTTTGCTTTCTATCTGGAGCCTTGGGCATTACAACGGCTGTGGTCGGTCGCAAGCGGTCCATAACCCACATTCTGGGAGGAATATCGGGTTCTGCACCCATCTTGGTGGGTTATACTGCCATAAGCCATAAGCTCGATTTGACCATCGGATTGCTCTGCCTACTCATCTTATCCTGGACTCCCATTCACGTCTGGAGTTTGATGACCGCCTATCGAGACGATTTCTTGCAAGCCCGTGTGGTGATGTTCCCCATCAATCGGGGAATCGAGACCACAATAAGAACTTTGCTGGCTTTATCCATCCTTCTTTATGCAACGACCATTGGTCTCTATTTTGTGGGCAAATTCTCCATGCTTTATTTAATCATCGCCAATGTATTGGGAATCCTGATGTTCTTAAGCAATGTTTATCTTTCCAGAAGACGAGGAGAGAGGGATGCCTGGAGGGTCTATAAGATATCCGCCTATCCCTACCTTGGATTGATCTTCTTAGGCATGTGCCTCGACCTTTGGCTGCAAGCCCTTTTGTAG